From a region of the Constantimarinum furrinae genome:
- a CDS encoding YjjG family noncanonical pyrimidine nucleotidase, producing the protein MNNRNITDVFFDLDHTLWDFDRNSRLAFERVFSNHKIALDVNLFIANYEPINFNYWKLFREDQVSKEQLRRGRLQDTFDKFKMKFPLAFIDTIAESYIDELPVDNYLFEGTESILEYLSEKYKLHIITNGFEDVQHLKLINSGIKKFFSTITTSEEVGLKKPNPVIFKTALKKANAMPESGIMIGDTFEADILGAEAVGMQTLFYNYRKEKLPARYKVINSLFEIKKHL; encoded by the coding sequence ATGAATAATAGGAATATAACAGATGTTTTTTTCGACCTGGATCATACCTTGTGGGATTTCGACCGAAACTCCAGATTGGCTTTTGAGCGCGTTTTTAGCAACCACAAGATAGCATTGGACGTAAATCTGTTTATAGCTAACTACGAGCCTATTAATTTTAATTATTGGAAGCTTTTCAGGGAGGATCAGGTAAGTAAAGAACAATTGCGACGTGGCCGCCTTCAGGATACATTCGATAAATTTAAGATGAAATTTCCGCTGGCATTTATCGATACCATTGCCGAATCTTATATAGATGAATTACCCGTAGATAATTATCTTTTTGAAGGAACAGAATCCATATTAGAATATCTTTCCGAAAAATATAAACTTCACATTATAACGAATGGTTTCGAGGATGTACAGCATTTAAAACTTATAAATAGCGGTATAAAAAAATTCTTTTCCACCATAACTACTTCTGAAGAGGTAGGGTTAAAGAAGCCCAATCCTGTTATATTTAAAACGGCCCTGAAAAAGGCAAACGCAATGCCCGAATCCGGAATTATGATAGGCGATACCTTTGAAGCAGATATTCTTGGAGCCGAAGCAGTGGGAATGCAGACCCTCTTTTATAATTACAGGAAAGAGAAGCTTCCGGCCCGTTACAAGGTTATAAATTCCTTATTTGAGATCAAAAAGCATTTATAG
- a CDS encoding DUF5723 family protein: protein MRNILTLILALWLSMSIAQNKQVLYGLEEVPQSLLLNPGGRVEQKLHFGIPFLSQIHINGGASGVSVFDIFGASEIDINTRIRNKIFELKNTDFFTATQQLEIINFGWRAKNDIYFSGGIYQEFDFISYFPRDLAILAWEGNRDYLDYAFDLGEISTTGDLLTVYHFGANKNITNNLTVGIRAKLYSSMLSYRSTDNRGTFVTRLGDGDVNIYEHTVQDANVKVETSGIASLEGIDGSAEVISTVLKRAFFGGNIGVGVDIGATYDINDRWIASASVLDIGAIFHSKDAETYQASGTYTLNGIELIFPPLSGGQATLPYYDNLEDEIEQEIPIDTLNSAYTQLRPLKVNAGLKYSFGKTIGRGKECDCRNMGGGVSRAQSLGAQFYSIIRPKGPQMAGTLFYYRRFTDFLAAKVTYTADSFSYSNVGFGLVTDLGKFNFYIAADNLLRYGNLAKAKSVSLQLGFNIKIDEE from the coding sequence ATGAGAAATATTTTGACCTTAATTTTAGCCTTATGGCTCTCCATGAGTATTGCCCAAAATAAGCAAGTGCTTTATGGTCTTGAAGAAGTGCCGCAAAGCTTATTGCTCAATCCTGGTGGACGGGTAGAACAGAAATTGCATTTCGGAATTCCTTTTCTTTCACAAATCCATATCAACGGAGGCGCATCCGGAGTATCAGTATTCGATATTTTTGGAGCATCTGAAATTGACATAAACACCCGAATCAGGAACAAGATATTCGAACTAAAGAATACCGACTTTTTTACGGCCACTCAGCAGCTTGAAATAATAAATTTTGGATGGCGCGCGAAGAACGATATCTACTTTTCTGGTGGGATCTATCAGGAATTCGATTTTATTTCATATTTCCCAAGAGATCTTGCCATCTTGGCATGGGAAGGAAATCGCGATTATCTGGATTATGCATTCGATCTGGGTGAAATAAGTACCACCGGTGATCTGTTAACAGTATATCATTTTGGAGCAAATAAAAATATTACAAATAATCTTACAGTTGGAATTCGGGCAAAGCTATATTCCAGTATGCTGAGTTACAGGAGTACAGACAATCGTGGGACCTTTGTTACCCGATTGGGCGATGGGGATGTGAATATATACGAACATACCGTACAGGATGCCAATGTAAAAGTAGAAACCTCCGGTATTGCTTCTTTGGAAGGAATTGATGGTTCTGCGGAAGTAATCAGTACCGTGTTAAAACGTGCGTTTTTTGGTGGGAATATAGGAGTAGGAGTGGATATAGGTGCGACTTACGATATAAATGACCGTTGGATTGCAAGTGCCAGTGTGCTGGATATCGGAGCGATATTTCATTCAAAAGATGCTGAAACGTACCAAGCGTCAGGTACTTATACGCTAAATGGAATCGAACTTATTTTTCCACCTTTAAGCGGCGGACAGGCTACATTGCCCTATTACGACAATCTCGAGGACGAAATAGAGCAGGAGATCCCCATCGATACCCTAAACAGTGCGTATACCCAGCTGCGTCCCTTAAAAGTTAATGCTGGTTTAAAATACAGTTTTGGCAAAACCATTGGAAGGGGAAAAGAATGTGATTGCCGAAATATGGGTGGCGGTGTATCACGGGCTCAATCGCTGGGGGCACAATTCTATAGTATAATCCGTCCTAAAGGCCCTCAAATGGCCGGAACTTTGTTCTACTATCGTCGTTTTACCGATTTTCTGGCCGCCAAGGTGACCTATACTGCCGATTCTTTTTCTTATAGCAATGTAGGCTTTGGACTGGTTACCGATCTTGGAAAATTTAATTTTTATATTGCTGCAGATAATCTGCTTCGCTACGGAAACCTTGCAAAGGCAAAAAGTGTATCTTTACAGTTGGGTTTCAACATAAAAATTGACGAGGAATGA
- a CDS encoding replication-associated recombination protein A, translated as MNTPLAERIRPKSLEDYISQQHLVGPEGALTSQIRSGVLSSMILWGPPGTGKTTLASIIANQSGRPFYQLSAVDSGVAAVRQVIEQAKKSDTLFSAKNPILFIDEIHRFSKSQQDSLLGAVEKGWVTLIGATTENPSFEVIPALLSRCQVYILNPFSKNDLEQLLKRAVAEDVVLAQKKIKLKETEAMLRLSGGDARKLLNILELIVLSEEKKLVTITNDLVLQKVQKNTVLYDKTGEQHYDIVSAFIKSIRGSDPNAAVYWLARMIEGGEDVKFIARRLVILASEDIGNANPTALVLANNTFQAVTTIGYPESRIILSQCTIYLATSPKSNASYIAINEAQKKVQETGDLSVPLSIRNAPTKLMKELGYGKEYAYAHNYEGNFTPHEFLPEEIKASTFYVPGNNPKENAIKNYLKTLWGAKYDY; from the coding sequence ATGAACACACCTCTGGCAGAACGGATACGACCTAAATCACTGGAAGATTATATCAGTCAGCAGCACCTTGTTGGTCCAGAAGGAGCCCTGACGTCTCAAATTAGATCCGGGGTTTTATCTTCGATGATCCTTTGGGGCCCTCCGGGTACGGGAAAGACGACCTTGGCGTCCATTATCGCGAATCAATCCGGCAGGCCATTTTATCAACTAAGTGCGGTAGATAGTGGTGTGGCTGCGGTACGGCAGGTTATTGAGCAGGCTAAGAAAAGTGATACTTTGTTCTCGGCAAAGAACCCTATTTTATTTATAGACGAAATTCACAGATTTAGTAAATCACAACAAGACTCCCTACTAGGTGCGGTAGAAAAAGGATGGGTCACCCTAATAGGAGCTACAACTGAAAATCCCAGTTTTGAAGTAATTCCGGCCCTACTTTCTCGATGTCAGGTGTACATTTTAAATCCTTTCAGTAAAAACGATCTGGAGCAACTTTTAAAGCGTGCTGTTGCGGAAGATGTAGTTCTCGCCCAAAAGAAGATAAAACTGAAGGAAACGGAGGCTATGTTGCGTCTTTCCGGGGGTGATGCCAGAAAACTGTTGAACATATTAGAATTGATCGTGCTTTCAGAAGAAAAGAAATTGGTTACCATAACCAATGATCTCGTACTACAGAAAGTTCAGAAAAACACTGTACTGTATGACAAAACAGGAGAACAGCATTACGATATAGTTTCGGCCTTTATTAAATCGATTAGAGGAAGTGATCCCAATGCCGCTGTCTATTGGCTCGCTAGGATGATAGAAGGTGGTGAAGATGTAAAATTCATTGCAAGAAGACTGGTAATACTTGCTTCTGAAGACATTGGAAATGCCAATCCCACTGCGTTGGTCTTGGCGAATAATACCTTTCAGGCAGTAACAACGATAGGTTATCCTGAATCCCGAATTATATTGAGTCAATGTACTATCTACCTGGCTACCTCACCAAAAAGTAATGCTTCATATATAGCGATAAATGAAGCACAGAAAAAAGTTCAGGAAACCGGTGATCTTTCAGTTCCTCTTTCCATTCGAAATGCGCCAACCAAACTGATGAAGGAACTGGGATATGGCAAGGAATACGCATACGCTCACAACTATGAGGGAAATTTTACTCCCCATGAATTCTTACCGGAAGAAATTAAAGCAAGTACATTTTATGTTCCGGGGAATAATCCTAAAGAAAACGCCATTAAAAATTACCTAAAAACCTTGTGGGGAGCGAAGTATGACTATTAA
- a CDS encoding rhomboid family intramembrane serine protease produces MQAQNKLYFTNSTVLYPLAFVVAIWIVFWAEVRFGWNLKYYGIYPQRVEGLRGIIFGPFIHGSLSHLFNNSIPLFVLSSALFYFYRSIKWKVLLIGILVTGVLTWWIGRPAYHIGASGVVYLLAAFLFFKGIFSKQYQLTALAFVVVFLYGSLLWYVFPIDPKISWEGHLSGFLVGIALSLIFWKNPIEAKKYVWERADYDPQEDEFLKHFDEDGNFIETRPETPEEPVEARKSFKIRYQYKSNSDRDDRK; encoded by the coding sequence ATGCAAGCTCAGAACAAATTATATTTTACGAATAGTACCGTCTTATATCCGTTGGCCTTTGTCGTGGCAATTTGGATCGTGTTCTGGGCGGAAGTGCGTTTTGGTTGGAATCTTAAATATTACGGGATATACCCTCAGCGGGTGGAGGGTCTCCGTGGAATTATTTTTGGACCTTTTATACATGGTAGTTTGAGTCATTTATTCAATAATTCCATTCCTTTATTTGTATTGAGTTCGGCGTTGTTCTATTTCTATAGAAGTATTAAATGGAAAGTGTTGCTTATTGGTATTCTGGTAACCGGTGTACTAACGTGGTGGATAGGAAGACCGGCATATCACATAGGTGCAAGTGGCGTCGTGTATTTGTTGGCTGCCTTTCTGTTCTTTAAAGGGATATTCTCTAAACAGTACCAACTTACAGCCCTGGCTTTTGTTGTCGTTTTTCTCTACGGAAGCTTGTTATGGTATGTTTTTCCTATAGACCCCAAAATTTCCTGGGAGGGTCATCTCTCCGGATTTCTTGTAGGGATTGCGCTTTCACTTATTTTCTGGAAAAATCCCATTGAGGCTAAAAAGTATGTCTGGGAACGGGCAGATTACGATCCTCAGGAAGATGAGTTCTTAAAGCATTTTGATGAGGATGGTAATTTTATTGAAACCAGGCCTGAAACTCCGGAGGAGCCGGTTGAGGCTCGAAAATCGTTTAAAATAAGATACCAATACAAATCAAATTCTGATCGAGACGATAGAAAATGA
- the rlmB gene encoding 23S rRNA (guanosine(2251)-2'-O)-methyltransferase RlmB, with translation MKKENLIFGIYPVIEALKSETDLDKVYIQKGIENPKIDSIVKQIESLNITINFVPIEKLDRLTRSNHQGIVAITSPIAFHSLETIVEEVLASNTLPLFLVLDQISDVRNFGAILRTAECTGVHAVIVQKKGGAPVSGDTVKASAGAIFNIPICKVDHIKDAIFYLQGSGIRTIAATEKTKNSIYTTNLNQGIAIIMGSEGKGVSNSVLNLVDEKAALPLLGEINSLNVSVASGVFLYETVRQRTQ, from the coding sequence GTGAAGAAAGAAAATTTAATATTCGGTATCTACCCTGTAATAGAGGCATTGAAGTCAGAAACTGATCTTGATAAGGTCTATATTCAAAAAGGAATTGAAAACCCTAAAATTGATTCGATCGTTAAGCAGATTGAATCATTAAATATTACGATTAACTTTGTTCCCATCGAAAAACTCGATCGATTAACACGCAGCAATCATCAAGGCATCGTTGCGATTACTTCACCCATTGCGTTTCATTCTCTTGAAACTATAGTAGAAGAAGTACTTGCTTCCAATACGCTCCCTCTTTTTTTAGTCCTTGATCAAATAAGTGACGTTAGAAATTTCGGGGCCATACTCCGCACAGCCGAGTGTACAGGTGTTCATGCTGTAATCGTTCAAAAAAAAGGTGGTGCTCCGGTGAGTGGGGATACCGTGAAAGCATCGGCCGGTGCTATCTTTAATATCCCAATTTGTAAAGTAGATCATATCAAAGATGCTATATTTTATCTACAGGGATCAGGGATTCGGACCATTGCAGCCACTGAAAAGACTAAGAACAGTATTTATACAACTAACCTTAATCAGGGGATTGCCATAATCATGGGTTCGGAAGGTAAAGGAGTGTCAAACTCTGTATTAAACCTTGTTGATGAAAAGGCGGCCCTACCCCTACTTGGTGAGATCAACTCATTAAATGTATCGGTCGCTTCGGGTGTATTTCTCTATGAGACTGTACGGCAGCGAACGCAATGA
- a CDS encoding SusD/RagB family nutrient-binding outer membrane lipoprotein gives MKNILKITLLSAFIAVFTSCETSELELLVSPNNITVESADPNFILNDIQLTFNGIVGGYSAPSRQITRQVNQFSTYNGTVTETTLQGEWAQSYQMFANIDLLLGVNENTLDAGGIPYHVGMAQIIEAYAYMLLVDYVGDVPFSQANKPSEFPNPMVDDGATIYNAQLDLLDEAIANLNLGIQTNARLPEDIFYGSFDAANWIALANSLKIRGYLNMRLVNASAAAAGINSAQSGNIIDQNSEDFQFMYTASGTELPDSRHPFFTGSYLAAGAGQRMSNNFLDLLNAGDDQPPFIETGEIDPRTRYYIYRQDSAPPSGSNLPCASNLSNYDYCYVGNLYWGRDHADDEGLPNDGFKRSVYGIYPGGGAFDSDLFEQARATTDNLGGAGIRPFYLASFTKFSLAEAALTLGTNGNAATLLEEGIRLSMNKVRDFADGLDSGPFEMTNGDINDYVSRVLAEYAAANNDGKLAIIAREYYLAAWGNGTEPYNLYRRTGYPNLQAPIIPAGPFPRAFRYPDTELDGNPNIQQQPATTRVFWDTNPAGFID, from the coding sequence ATGAAAAATATTTTAAAAATAACACTTCTGTCTGCCTTCATAGCTGTCTTTACAAGCTGTGAAACTTCAGAGTTGGAACTCTTAGTGAGTCCTAACAACATTACAGTTGAATCTGCTGACCCTAACTTTATATTGAATGATATCCAGCTTACTTTTAACGGAATCGTTGGAGGGTATAGCGCGCCATCACGTCAAATTACGCGTCAGGTAAACCAATTTAGTACATATAATGGTACGGTTACTGAAACCACACTTCAAGGAGAATGGGCTCAATCGTATCAAATGTTTGCTAATATCGATCTTTTGCTGGGCGTAAATGAAAATACGCTTGATGCAGGTGGTATTCCTTACCACGTTGGTATGGCTCAGATCATCGAAGCTTATGCGTATATGTTATTAGTTGACTATGTAGGAGATGTACCTTTTTCACAAGCGAACAAACCATCTGAATTTCCTAACCCGATGGTTGACGACGGTGCTACCATTTACAACGCACAACTTGATCTATTAGATGAAGCTATTGCTAATTTAAACTTAGGTATTCAGACAAATGCAAGACTTCCTGAAGATATCTTTTACGGATCTTTTGATGCCGCAAACTGGATTGCACTTGCAAATTCATTGAAAATTAGAGGATACTTAAACATGAGATTGGTTAATGCTTCTGCTGCAGCTGCTGGAATTAACAGCGCTCAGAGCGGAAACATCATCGATCAAAATTCTGAAGATTTCCAATTTATGTATACTGCTTCTGGAACTGAATTGCCAGATAGTAGACACCCGTTTTTTACCGGAAGCTATTTAGCAGCTGGAGCAGGTCAAAGAATGAGTAATAACTTCCTTGATCTTCTAAATGCAGGTGATGATCAGCCTCCTTTCATTGAAACAGGAGAGATTGACCCTAGAACACGTTATTATATCTACCGTCAGGATTCTGCACCACCATCTGGTTCAAACCTTCCTTGCGCAAGTAATCTAAGTAACTACGATTACTGTTATGTTGGTAACTTATACTGGGGACGTGATCATGCAGATGATGAAGGTCTTCCAAACGACGGATTCAAAAGAAGTGTATATGGAATCTACCCAGGTGGAGGAGCTTTTGACAGCGACCTTTTCGAACAGGCCAGAGCAACTACCGATAACCTTGGTGGAGCTGGTATACGACCATTCTACTTAGCTTCATTTACAAAATTCTCATTGGCTGAAGCAGCACTAACATTAGGAACTAATGGTAATGCAGCGACACTTCTTGAAGAAGGAATTCGTTTAAGCATGAATAAAGTACGTGATTTTGCAGATGGTCTTGATTCAGGTCCATTTGAAATGACCAATGGAGATATTAATGATTATGTATCCCGAGTGCTTGCAGAGTATGCTGCAGCAAATAACGATGGTAAGTTGGCAATTATCGCCAGAGAATACTATTTGGCAGCATGGGGTAACGGTACAGAGCCTTATAACCTATACAGAAGAACCGGGTATCCAAATCTTCAGGCTCCTATCATTCCTGCAGGTCCTTTCCCAAGAGCCTTTAGATATCCTGATACTGAATTAGATGGTAACCCTAATATTCAGCAACAACCAGCAACAACCAGAGTATTCTGGGATACTAACCCAGCTGGATTTATAGACTAA